One Lepus europaeus isolate LE1 chromosome 7, mLepTim1.pri, whole genome shotgun sequence DNA segment encodes these proteins:
- the FREY1 gene encoding protein Frey 1 — protein MALAMLGALYPRAGLSLFLFYLILAATLLRPQPLRSLRSVPEEFSAPLELPQPLSGLVDDYGIRPKHPWPRGPRPLLSRAQQRKRDGPDMAEYYYDAPL, from the exons ATGGCGCTCGCCATGCTGGGGGCTCTGTACCCCAGGGCTGGCCTCAGCCTCTTCCTCTTCTACCTCATCCTGGCGGCCACGCTGCTGCGCCCCCAGCCTCTGCG GTCTCTGCGGTCTGTTCCTGAGGAGTTCTCCGCACCCCTGGAACTGCCACAGCCACTCTCCGGCCTGGTGGATG ACTACGGGATCCGACCCAAGCACCCCTGGCCCCGGGGGCCGCGGCCCCTGCTCTCGCGGGCCCAGCAGCGCAAGCGCGATGGGCCTGACATGGCCGAGTACTACTACGACGCCCCCCTGTGA